In Heptranchias perlo isolate sHepPer1 chromosome 9, sHepPer1.hap1, whole genome shotgun sequence, the sequence AGTGCCACTGGACGAGCAGCAATTTTGGAAAAAATATGTACATATtcaaattctttaaaaaaaaatcaccaatgcAAAATGTGatctgggtttttaaaaaatcatttattaGTGCTTGATAGGCATTCGCTCAAGAGAAGTACAACAGATTTAAACAATGTAATTCTTAGCAGCTCAATTTCTATTTTCTTTTATAATATACAGTATCACTTTAGTTATCAGCTATTCTTCAGGACAGAACGAATTTCAATGCTACTAAGCTGGCGTACTGTTTCTCCAGTGGCATCGGACAAATATGTAAAATAAATATTCTCCATCTttctataaatatattttaaaatcttgcatctgcatgcattccattataaattactgtgtctacatttataatggaaactgcctatgtaaacttgtcacactgtaattacatcctctcaCCAGTAATGGTGCTGTAGCACCTATTTTTCATCTCCCATTTCCTCAGCCTATATTGCAAAGAAACTCCTAGGCTCCAACAAACTCTGGTTCCCAAatttctgtaatttttttctatttAATGATCAATAATAGcaaggtagcactcttgcttctgagtcagaaggttgtgggttcaagtctcactccagagacttgagtgcaaaatctaggtgccatcttttggatgaaacgttaaacgttaaactgaggccccgtctgccctctcagaagtcccacagcactattcgaagaagagcagatgagttctccccggtgtcctgaccaatgtttattcctcaaccaacacctaaaaacagattatctggtcattatctcactgctgtgtgcaaattggctgtcgtgtttcctacattacaacagtaattacacctcagaagtacttcattggctgtaaagtgctttgggacgtcctgaggttgtgaaaggcactatataaatgcaagtctttctttagtaAATCAAAGTAtctaaaaataaggacaaaaggtatgactttaaaatgaggactgaattatgtctgtacATCCTGGTCCAATTATTTCCCTGCCCCCTAAccctcacctgaagactacacttggtcttggtgAAGATCGATTATATAAATTAAAGAGGATCACTCTCAGCTCTACCTTTTAaattaaaatccttgtcctcctGAAAAAAGTTCAACACTCTCTTTTGAGGCTCGGCCTCTGGTCGATTGCAAATTAAGAAACATTTCACCACCTCTATTTTGGATTTTTTCGTTTTGAAAATTATTTGAAGAGAAGCTAGAGAaccaatttcaaaagctttattcaggtaaaTTACATTTTAGCTGTGTGAGAGCGAGTGTCCCACATCTCGCCCTCTTTTGCAAAACTCAGGTTTCCCCCTCCGCAGTTTTGCCAAACCCCATTTCCCCCCTCCATTTGATATTGAAGATGGCAATATTTGTCGGTCCTCAATGAAGCTACCTTTGTACCTGAATAAAAGCACTAGTTGTAACCACACTTGGATGACTCCTGTGCTTAATTTTGCATATGCACATAAAGTGATACAGGAACACAGCAGTACTTGTGTGGAAGGATAGACACGTAGGGGTGGATTTTCCACTCTGggcacaatcgggaaattgcgctcAAAATGTActtgaaattgtgctggttaggttacagttcaagtttctgctaaagttcatttgcataatcacaaacataaaatcttccatgaaccagtgcaatcgggcagcgtaatagaacggaATCGTTTCTTTTTTGATGTATTTaacagtggtaacctggtgcagcttTATCAATATagctgaaaatggatttatcagcacaagtgtccagtcctccatctGTGAATAACCTGATTTAAGATCATTGTAAATGACTTTAAAAAGCTATACTGAactatttaatagtttcattggtgtacactagtcagtttcttagtaaattaaatattttttgatatgaaacaaCTATTAATACCTGCCAGTGAGCCTAAGAAAGTGAACAGAATTTGAAGAGCCTTACCAAACCAGCGGAATCTCGTACTGTTGACCTGgaggtgtggccagttttgtgggctggGGCCCGATCcaggcaaattgaatcttgaaccagtgtaaaagatcacggaaaacaCGAGTGTAAGTGGTTTTGTGCGAAACTCACAATTAAAAGTTCCCTGATCTTTAGCGCTGGTTTGGCCGATTCCACCTGGATTGGGTCGATATTACTGGTGTAAACAAGTGGAAACTCAACCCTAGTTTCAGTGAAAGGTGTCCTTTCCCCTTGCAACACCAGCACGGGTTTATTTGCGGAGAACAAACTCATCTACCTACCTGCACGTGGGTAAAGACAACACTTTATTTTCCAAGATCTAACCAAAACATTCACTTCACTAAACCGCTCTCCTACGaacttctttccaaatcctttcagcaTCCATGTGCACCTCTCCCTCAATCCTATTCCCCAGCAGCTCTTCCTTTCGTAACAACGTAAACTCACCTCAGCAATGCTATGGGAGATATGCTAGTTTTTACAATAAGCGTCTGGACTAATCGCAAAGGACGTATGGTTCCCCCTCATTTTAAGATTTTAAAAACTACAGAAAATTTGAACTTCAAGTTAATGCTGGGTTTTGCTAATGACGAAACAGCGTTAAGGACCAGGGGAAGGTTTTTCAACTGGTGAAGGCAAATTCGATTCCTCATCTGGTGTAGCAGTAGGGCTACAACATTTGGTCCCAATGTTCCTGGGCTAGGAAGGAGGAAAAAATATCAGCCGGGCTCCAACTCCTGATAGCTAtagtaactcctgctggaaattgggtgaggacagatcAAGCTTGGCTACGACGCCCTCTACAGTCACACTGATACTCACCGTCTGGACCCATGAGAAAAATAATCTCTTGGGCAAGGAATCATAGCCCTATGTTTGAGAGAGTGGGGAACTAGGAAAATCATTGCAGGATCTGAGAAGGATTCTATTTTGGACCCATGTTCTTGGTGGAGAAGGCACACCAGGAAACAGATGTCACTGTATTACATTTAGTAGTAAGTTAAAGAGTCTAAATGTAGAAAGCAACGTACAGACatataaaattaaaaacaaattatttaaaCCCAAAACAACTGACATTAGTCCCTTATATCTTTATACAAGTTATTTTGCTGGCATTGTCAAAAATTTTCGCAATAAAAATTTTATTATATTTGCCagtatgttatatatatatatatatatatataaatattttatGAACACAGATAATTCAGCAGATTTTATTTCTTTAAACAAACCATTAGTATGATCTAGCAGCTCTCATGACAAAACACTCAATTCTTAGCCAGAAGagcgatttgagtacaggagcagggatgtcttactgcagttatacagggccttggtgagaccacatctgcagtattgtgtgcaattttggtctccttatctgaggaagaatgtccttgccatggagggagtgcaacgaaggtttaccagactgatttctgggatggcaggactgacgtatgaggagagattgggtcgactaggcctatattcactacagtttagaagaatgagaggtgatctcatcaaaacatgtaaaattctaacaggactagacagtcgagatgcagggaggatgttcccaatggctggggagtccagaaccaggggtcacagtctcaggatacggggtatgccatttagaattgagatgaggagaaatttcttcactgagggtggtgaacctgtggaattctctaccacagaaggcagtggaggccaagtcgttagatgtattcaagaaggagatagatatatttcttaatactaaagggatcaagggatatgggggaaaaagcgggaacagggtactgagttagacgatcagccatgataattttgaatggcggagcaggcccgaagggctgaatggcctcgtcttgctcctattttctatgcttctatgttagTCTTCGATCAACTCTTCGATGCAATTTGAATCTGCCTTCTCTTGTTTAGCAGGCTTTTCACCCAATTTTCTCTCCACTCCTCGAGGTGCCAACTCATGGTACATTTTGGTTCACTAGAAGCTGGTAGCTTTTCAGTACCTCATCCAATTGACCGTATGCAAGTCTAGACAGTGCAGGTAGCCTATTTAAccgtggaaggcatcacagccaagcacaaTCCAGTTTACGCccaacatttacacacatgcatttgCTTGCAGGGGGCCACTGAATGGCGATTGTTGGGCAAGAGTGGAGTagtagctgattttttttcccccctgaccCTGAAGCCATTTTCTGACTCCAAATTCTGGTCCAGCAAGAATCCTGCCAGCCACCAGACAAATTAACAAATGGGTAGTCTTTTTGTGGGTAAAAATAAACAGGACTATGGCCAACCCTTTGAAGTACTGTCTACTAATTGATCATGCAGAAGTATTGACAGCTGCCATGAACAACTCTTAAACTCAACCTCATCCTTCCATTTAGAGGAAGATGCACAGTGCCTTACAGCAGCAGTAAGGCATTGGGGAAGAGAGCAGGAGAACAGCTGTTTTAAATTAAACAGCAGTCACAACATCATGTGTTGGAAAATTTTCACTCAACACAAGAAATCAATATATAAGGCTTACGTTTTCATAGGGAAAACCAGGCCCCTCTTGAGCAAAACAACTGGATACTGAAGCACCTGAAACACTCCGCCTGGTTACACTGCTGCAGTGAATATTTATTCACAcaaacagattaaaaaaaaggtttgtCACAAAAGGCAACTTTCTGGACAAGTAaactgaaatttaaaaataaGAAAAAGTCCTATTGTCTGATACTGCAATTCAGAACCAGCAGCAGGCGTCACATTAGGAGAATGGATGCTCTTTTATCAAATGGTAGagattatatttttaaatatcaAGGTCAAACGCTGAAATCTAACCTTTATCCCATCTACATCCCCAGATTTCCTAATAATTTCTCCAGGTGGAGTGTTTTATATACCTGAGTTATAATTAAGGTAAGGTGTTACTACAATTATTATTCCCCTTGCTTTGTTTTAATGGAATCATCAATAATGATAGCTATCTAAAGGGTATGGAATCTAATGGTACTTTTATCCTATGGGAGTGAAGCTAATGGGAAACGTGCACATCTCCCTCTGTCAGCTGTGCACCCGCACATTGGGAAGCCTACCACAACACTGATCCATCAGCGAAGGGAGCCAGTTtcagtgaagaaagaaagaaagaaagaaatgccGGTTACGTGTCTCAACTGATGGAACAACTGGATCTCTGCACACCACTGCACAACTCAGTCCAACCAGCATCAACCTTCAAAATAAAGGAGGGTGGGGACGGGGGAAGAGACACATCCATGGCGGTCTCTCTTTCTAGACAGAGGGAAAACAAGTGGGAATAGAAAAATATCTCAGCGCTCTCAGCTTAATCCAGCCCTTCAAAGACCAGCTCAACCAAATACTCTCTTTAAAGATTTAAATTTATTTACAAATATCTATACAACtactgttctttttttaaaaaaaaacaaactcgTCAGGACAATAACAAATGCCTGCCACTGCTCCACACTTTTACTGAAATACTTGGAACGCAATAAAATGTGATGCTCTCTTAAGTTTTCAAGTGTTTTAAATTTGCTTCTGTGACGAATGCAGTCACATGCAGTCCATGTGAGTGTCCATGACATTTAGTGAATTTGCCGACAGAGTCAAGCCCTTTGAAGCTGAAGGTAACGTACTTGTGGAATGAACGGGGTGCATATTAGGATTGGTGCTTTCACAATTGTCTATTTTTTCACTACTGTCATCCCAGTTGATATGGAACCTTGTAACTCGCGGATTTGATGCCAAAATGTTTCTCTGGAGCTGAGGAGAACAATGTGGGTGAGTTAGATATTATTCAAGACAGAGCATTCACCTCAAGTCTATGGAAGCAATCCGAAACACCAAATTACTGTTTACGATCGCAGAGAATCCCTGAATACAATGCAACAACTTCTCTATGATAAAAACGAAGCTTTCAATACCCCTTTCCAGAAGAGCCCTAAGCTTTTGTCTTCCCCAGCCACATAGGTGGGCATTTAACATTTAACTTCATGCTCCCAGAATTAGCATATATCTCAAATTGCTAATACTAACAgaccttggtgttctgatttaggatttatccaacaATGAGGCAACAATGCCCttcccaaacctccaggcccactaaattcaaacaggacaaaccagcaaataagaaatataaaacGCAAATGGGACTGAGTTGCCTGGGGTTTGAGGGCTAAATTGCTAGACCTTGGCAGTTGCAGGGAATCAAAACGACGTCAAAAGCAAGGTCATTTCACGTCAAAGTTACAAAACACGTAGCTGCAATTCACATATTGAGACCCAATGTCagcttttcaaaaaaatatattttcttgaAAGGATTAAAGAGGAGAATTGACTTTAGAACTATTTAAAGTTTGTTGAAAGGGAAGTATAATTCTAAGCAAAATAAAGGAAGATAATCATACAACTTGAATCCCTCAGACCCTTTAGAACTTCTCGCTGGAGGCAATCTGGGAATATACagtttgtttttttccccccattttcgagatgtgggcgttgctggcaaggccggcatttattgcccaccgctagttgctctgagaaggtggtggtggtctgccttcttaaaccactgcagtccttctttgtagcggtttggtacaactgagtggcttgctaggccacttcagagggcagtgaagagtcaacctcgttggtgtgggactggagtcacatatagaccagaccaggtaaggacggcagattttctTCCCGAAAAGGAcactggtgaaccagttgggtttttatgacaatcagttgtcactttttttttaaaaacataaaaacataaaaaataggagcagcagtaggccattcggcccttcgagcctgctccaccattcaatatgatcatggctgataccagcttttatttacagattgtttttttaaactgaattcaaattcttaaactgccatggtgggatttgaactcacgttctctggattaccgtTCAGTAATGTAactggcttgacgacagaagacagagggtggttgtagagggttgtttttcaaactggatgcctgtgtccagcggtgtgcctcagggatcggtgctgggtccgctgttatttgttatttatattaatgatttggatgagaatttaggaggcatggttagtaagtttgcagatgacaccaagattggtggcattgtggacagtgaaggtggttatctgggattgcaacgggatcttgatcaattgggccagtgggccgatgaatggcagatggagtttaatttagataaatgtgaggtgatgcattttgggagatcgaatcgggccaggacctactccgttaatggtagggcgttggggagagttatagaacaaagagatctaggagtacagattcatagctccttgaaagtggagtcacaggtggatagggtggtgaagaaggcattcggcatgcttggtttcattggtcagaacattgaatgcaggagttgggatgtcttgttgaagttgtacagggcattggtgaggccacacttggagtactgtgtacagttctggtcaccctattatagaaaggatattattaaactagaaagagtgcagaaaagatttactaggatgctaccgggacttgatggtttgacttacagggagaggttagacagactgggacttttttccctggagagtaggaggttgaggggtgatcttatagaagtctataaaataatgaggggcatagataaggtagatagtcaaaatcttttcccaaaggtaggggagtctataacgagggggcatagatttaaggtgagaggggagagatacaaaagggtccagagggccaattttttcactcaaagggtggtgagtgtctggaacgagctgccagaggcagtagtagaggcgggtacaattttgtcttttaaaaagcatttggacagttacatgggtaagatgggtatagagggatatgggccaagtgcaggcaattgggactagcttagtggtatcaactgggcgacatggacatgttgggccgaagggcctgtttccatgttgtaacttctatgattctatacccgtTGCTTTCCCCTGCTGTGAAACTGTGTTCTACTCACCTGCAACCCACTGTCCAATTATCACCCTCGACACTTAAGAATTTGGACAACTGTATAGAATATGCTTTCTTCAGATATACGACCTAGTTGAGTTGAGCTGATTTTGGATTTCTCTTTCTTCCCACTGATTCTGCTTCTTGACCAAGtttacaaatgtaaacaatcttacaacaccaggttatagtccaacaattttatttgaaaatcacaagctttcggaggcttcctccttcgtcaggtgaatgtcaggaaatccttgaacatttcgcatttatattcagagaacaatacctggtggttacagataatctttccaactgcccgttgtcaaggcaatcaaagtgttcagacagagaggtgttacctacaggaccaccgaatatacaaacggccagaacacaaaacagagagagagggagaaacatctgaaaggaagagaaagacagaaaatgacccgttttattaaaaacagataacttttattcgctggtggggttacgtgtagcgtgacatgaaaccaagatcccggttgaggccgtcctcatgggtgcggaacttggctatcaatttctgctcgacgattttgcgttgtcgtgtgtctcaaaggccgccttggagtacgcttacccgaagatcggtggctgaatgtccttgactgctgaagtgttccccgactgggagggaaccctcctgtctggcaattgttgcgcggtgtccgttcatccgttgttgcggTGTCTGCATTCAGGAGAATGCAGACACAGCTTTCAGGAGAatagcatccacgacaccacacaaccctgccacggcaacctctgcaagacatgccaagatcatcgacacagataccaccataacacgagaggacaccacccaccaggtacatgggtcatactcctgtgactcggccaacgttgtctacctcatacgttgcaggaaaggatgccccggagcatggtacattggcgagaccatgcagacactgcgacaacggatgaacggacaccgcgcaacaatcgccagacaggagggttccctcccagtcggggaacacttcagcagtcaaggacattcagccaccgatcttcgggtaagggtactccaaggcggccttcgagacacactacaacgcaaaattgtcgagcagaaattgatagccaagttccgcacccatgaggacggcctcaaccgggatcttggtttcatgtcacgctacacgtaaccccaccagcgaataaaagttatctgtttttaataaaacgggtcattttctgtctttctcttcctttcagatgtttctccctctctctctgttttgtgttctggccgtttgtatattcggtggtcctgtaggtaacacctctctgtctgaacactttgattgccttgacaacgggcagttggaaagattatctgtaaccaccaggtattgttctctgaatataaatgcgaaatgttcaaggatttcctgacattcacctgacgaaggaggaagcctccgaaagcttgtgattttcaaataaaattgttggactataacctggtgttgtaagattgtttacatttgtcaaccccagtccatcaccggcatctccacatcatgaccaagtTTAGATTGTGCACCCACAATAAAATAGACCACCATCAAGAAACTCTGTAGGTGCAGTGGTTGTATTTTATCCACAGAGTCACAGGTTTGAATATCGATCTCAACCAACATCTGAAGTTGTCTACTTCTCTTGCTAGATTGAGGCGGTGTGTGGAAAATTCAACGGGGTGGGGACAGGGATAGAGTTTTGTCTGATCTTCAAATCTTCATGGATACGCCAATAGGTCAGCCTTTGGAACTGAGAAGCAAAGTCTTCAAGCCAGTCTTCACTTATTCCCATCGATGACCACAAGCTCACAAAGAACACAAACTCACAATTGAGGAGAAGCTCAAGAGCAAATATCAATTAACCAATCAATcaaccctacctaacagcactgtgggagaaccttcatcacacggactgcaacagttcaagaaggcggctcaccaccaccttctcaagggcaattagggatgggcaataaatgctggccttgccagcgacgcccacatcccacgaacgaataataaaaaaaggaacTGGGATTCAAACTTGTGTGTTCTTGAGAGTCCAACACTCAAGCAGTCTATCTACCACGACTGTTTTCCATTTTAATTCACAACCCTCCCCTTCTGTCCTTCTTTATGACAGTTGGAAAGGAAATAATCCACAGATGGCTTCATACATTTTCACATTTTAGAGACAAGATACTATTGTTTTTTAAATGGAAAGAGTTGGGTCTGATGGTGATTTTGTATTTTCAATTTGTCAGTTCTAGTTAGTTTTCATATGTTTATAGTACGTTGCTTAGTTCTTTGCTGGATCACAGGTAGAAACAAGTGAAGACCAGCCAGGAGGGCTTGCCTTCTCAGTTCTAAAGGCTGACTTCTTAGCATTTCAACAGACTGCATCCACAAAGATTTGAAGATTGGACAACATTGCCACCCCTTTGGATTCACGTGCAGAGATATGAGCGGCAAAGTGCATGTAATTGTACACTGTACTTCAAATAACAGGTATCTTTCATATTGCCTGCTCTAAAAGTCACATAAAATCATGTTCACGCAGTTAGATGGGAGCATTCCACCATTATTTCTATGTTTAAAAGCCCTACCTTGGAGAAGTCTGGTTTCACAGGAGGATTTTCACGCAGCTCTGGATCGGTGTAttcattatttacataatatcCAACCCTGATAAATTCTTGACCTCGGTAAGTGCAGGTTATTAAAACAACAGTTACTCCAACTGCATCCGCATCTGGGATAAGGGATGGATTTGCTGCATCAGCCTAAAACAAAACAAAGATCAAAGCCCTTAAAGAATGGCAGGTGCGATAATAATGGACAAGAAAATACTTAGCATCAGTACAGACCAATAAAATAGTTGCTGGCAGTTTGGAAGTGTTGATTAATTCAATTTTAGTAATAAGATTAAATAGGACCATAGAAGAAGCAGTACATAAATAAAGAATTCAGCTTTTACATTTTCTCTATGGGTTCCAGTCATCCTCCAGCAGTTCATcccaagttgccattcttcatgtgaagaACATCACAGCCCAGCCCGATACCTACGTCTATACACATTAGGAGACGACGCCATGATCATCCCTATCCTTAAccatggcggagcccagcacttGAGTGCCAGCGACATGGCTAAAGTGTTCAcaagcatcttcagccaaaagtgccaagtggacAATCCTACTTTGATTCCTACCAAGATCGCTAAGATCATAGGTATGCGTCCAGCCAATTCGCTTCACTCCATGTGACGTTAAgaagcagctgagtgcactggacattgcaaaggctatgggccctgacaaaatcccagctgtagtgctgaagacctgtgacCAGAGCTAGTCACTCCCCATGCCAAACAATTCCAGTACAGCGGTGACACTTTGACattatatcgtcgttccttcagcATTGCCCAGTCAATATCCTTGAATTCCTTACCCAACGACATTGCGGGAGCACCATCACTACAAggaactgcagcaattcaagaaggctcaccaccaccttcccagggcaactagagatgaatGCACTGTCCAGTAAGGGTTACAACTGGATGGTAATTAGGAGCGGAAAGCTTGCTTGATTTTTCTGTTCCCCAGCCCCAGAGCACAGAGATCAACAGTAGGACCAGTACCATCGCTCTGGCTGAGGTTAGCTAATTTAGCACTGGACTAGTGATGGAACTTGGGACTTCCTTGTCTATACTGTCAAACCTCACTGAGCCATCAGTGGAGTCTAGATTGCTTCATTCCAAGCAAACTGTAACTTACTaaaatactgtttttttttttgagctGATGCCGTGTGCATTAGAAcataaataagagcaggagtaggtcatacggcccctcaagcctgctccgccattcaataagatcatggctgatcttataccTCAACtttactttcctgccctatccccatatcccttgattcccttagtgtccaaaaatctatcgatcccagtcttgaatatactcaacgactgagcatccacagccctctggagtagagaatttcaaagattcacaaccctctgagtgaagaaatttttcctcatctcagtcttaaatggccgaccccttaccttgagactatggcccctagttagaatcttcagccaggggaaacagcctctcagcatttaccctgtcaagccctctaagaattttatacgtttcaatgagatcacctcttattgttctaaactccggagaatataggcccattttacacaatctatcctcacaggacaaccttctcatcccaggaatcaatctagtgaacctttgttgtatcccctctaaagcaagtatatccttccataggtgaggagaccaaaactgtacacagtaatccaggtgtggtctcaccagagcccaatataattgcagcaaggcctccttactcttatactccaaccccattgcaataaaagctaacataccatttgcctttctaattactCGCTgtccctgcatgttaactttctgtgattcgtgtacaaggacacccaaatccctctgaataccaacctttcttaaactctcactttttaaaaagtatcctgcttttctattctacttACTGTTATATTATGTACACCTGTCAAAAAATGACAGTTATTTCCCTGTTTTGTGGTAACAGTACACTAACCAGTATACTTATTAATGCAAATTCATCCTACCTACATTAGCAAGTGGCTCTGTTGGCCGAAGTCAGTGTCCTTGCTTCAAATGGGTTGGAGGTGTTGCCTTCCTCCCATGGcgacagccgtggctcagttgatagcaccctcatctctgagtcagac encodes:
- the LOC137325116 gene encoding histone chaperone ASF1 isoform X2 is translated as MDMCLRQQSAVTDLEWKIIYVGSAESEEYDQVLDSVLVGPVPAGRHMFVFQADAANPSLIPDADAVGVTVVLITCTYRGQEFIRVGYYVNNEYTDPELRENPPVKPDFSKLQRNILASNPRVTRFHINWDDSSEKIDNCESTNPNMHPVHSTSTLPSASKGLTLSANSLNVMDTHMDCM
- the LOC137325116 gene encoding histone chaperone ASF1 isoform X1 produces the protein MAKVQVNNVVVLDNPSPFFNPFQFEITFECIEDLSEDLEWKIIYVGSAESEEYDQVLDSVLVGPVPAGRHMFVFQADAANPSLIPDADAVGVTVVLITCTYRGQEFIRVGYYVNNEYTDPELRENPPVKPDFSKLQRNILASNPRVTRFHINWDDSSEKIDNCESTNPNMHPVHSTSTLPSASKGLTLSANSLNVMDTHMDCM